In the Pirellulales bacterium genome, CGCCGTGATGCATGCGCATCCGGTGGATCGCCATTTCTTGGGGCACGCCGTTATCGCGCCGACGAGTGGCGGTATCTCGCTGGCGGTGCCGTGGACCATTTTTCAGAATGCCATCTTCGAAGAGTACGTTCCTTTTATCGTGCTGTTGTTCAGCCTGTATACGATCAGCGGCGGCATCCGTATCGAAGGGGATCTACCGGCTCATCCGCTGACGAATTCGATCTTCATAGGGATTGGTGCGGTGCTGGCCAACGTGATTGGCACGACCGGCGCCGCGATGCTGCTGATTCGGCCTCTTTTGGAAACCAACAGCGAGCGGCGGCACGTCAAACATACGGTCGTCTTTTTTATCTTTGCCGTCTGCAATTGCGGTGGCTGCCTGTTGCCGATTGGCGATCCGCCGTTGTTTTTGGGTTACTTGCAGGGAGTGGACTTTCTGTGGACCGTGTCGCTGTGGCCGCAGTGGCTGCTGGTGAACGCCTCGCTGGTCGTGATTTATTACGCGTGGGATCATTTTTTTTGCTACCCACACGAAAGCAAAGTCGATATTGTCCGCGACGAAGCGCAAATTCGGCGGATGCGCTATCGTGGGATCTGGCCGAACGCGGGATTGCTGCTGGCCGTGGTCGTGGCGGTGGCCCTGTTGGATCCGAGCAAGACGTTGGCCGGCACCACGTGGCATCCCTGGCTGTTTTTGCGCGAGGCGGTGCAACTGGGGCTCGTAACGCTGTCGCTGTATCTCGGCGAACGTGCGGTGCGTCGCGACAATCAGTTCAGCTACGGCGCGATTGTCGAGGTGGCGGCGCTGTTCTTTGGCATCTTTCTCTGCATGCAGCCGGCCCTACAGATTCTGGCGGTGAAGGGGAGCGAACTGGGGATCGACGTCCCCTGGAAATTCTTCTGGAGTACCGGCGCGCTGTCGAGCGTTCTGGACAACGCGCCGACATATTTGGTCTTCTTCAAGGCGGCTCAATCGTTGCACGCAGGGGGTGAGTCGATGGCCGGCGTCGACGTCGAGATTCTGGCCGCGATCAGCCTGGGGGCGGTCTTCATGGGGGCGATGACATACATCGGCAATGGCCCAAACTTCATGGTCAAATCGATCGCCGAGAAGTCGGGCGTGCGGATGCCGAGCTTCTTCGGCTACATGCTTTATAGCCTTGGCATTCTGCTGCCGCTGTTCGTGCTGGTCACGTTTTTGTTCTTTCGGTAGTGCGCTGAATCGATCGTTTCGCGACCGGCATTCTCGCCTCAGGTGGCGTCCGACGACCGGGGCGTCGCTTGGCTCTTGGCGGTGGGGACATTAAGATGGGCCCGCGATAGCACGAGCGAGGCATCCGCCGCGTTCGGCGTCGCTGAGCACATTTCTGCAGGATGCACGTGTCCCCGTGAAGCATGAGTTGATAACGACCGATCAGCAGCTGGCCGAGTTGTGTAGCGTTTTGGCCACGGCGCCGCGGATCGCCTTCGACACAGAATTCGTCTCCGAGGACACCTATCGGCCGCAGCTTTGCCTGGTGCAGGTCGCCGCGGCCGGTCGGCTGGCGGTGATCGATCCCTTGAAGGGGGCGGACCTGAAGCCGTTCTGGCAGATCCTGGCCGACGGGGATCACGAAACGATCGTTCACGCCGGGCGGCAGGAAATCGAGTTCAGCCTGGCGGCCGTCGGGCGGCTGCCGAAACGATTGTTTGACGTACAAATCGCGGCCGGCATGATCGGCCTTGAGTATCCGGCCAGCTACGGATCACTGGTTTCGAAGATCCTGAACGAGACGCCGCAAAAAGGGGAGACGCGCACCGACTGGCGCAAACGGCCCCTTACGGATCGGCAAATCGAGTACGCGCTGGCCGACGTCGATCATTTGGACCAACTGCGCGACAAGCTCGGCGAACGCCTCGCGCGATTGAAGCGCACCGAGTGGTTCGCCAGCGAGATGACCGATTGGATCGACGAAGTGCAGAACGCCCAGAACCGCGAGCGGTGGCGCAAGGTCGCCGGCAGCTCGGGGCTGCCACCGCGCGGATTGGCGACGGTGCGCGAGCTGTGGAACTGGCGCGAGTCCGAGGCCGCGCGA is a window encoding:
- a CDS encoding sodium:proton antiporter; its protein translation is MTNEPAAVSDSSRTVIYSLAAILCLYAGSVVLGLPQQGTALTIGHAAEGHGEHAAERDGAAAHDAGQLATPPGYFMVLPFALLLGAIAVFPLAHVTEHWWESNLHRFYVAAGLGLFTLAYYAVMHAHPVDRHFLGHAVIAPTSGGISLAVPWTIFQNAIFEEYVPFIVLLFSLYTISGGIRIEGDLPAHPLTNSIFIGIGAVLANVIGTTGAAMLLIRPLLETNSERRHVKHTVVFFIFAVCNCGGCLLPIGDPPLFLGYLQGVDFLWTVSLWPQWLLVNASLVVIYYAWDHFFCYPHESKVDIVRDEAQIRRMRYRGIWPNAGLLLAVVVAVALLDPSKTLAGTTWHPWLFLREAVQLGLVTLSLYLGERAVRRDNQFSYGAIVEVAALFFGIFLCMQPALQILAVKGSELGIDVPWKFFWSTGALSSVLDNAPTYLVFFKAAQSLHAGGESMAGVDVEILAAISLGAVFMGAMTYIGNGPNFMVKSIAEKSGVRMPSFFGYMLYSLGILLPLFVLVTFLFFR
- a CDS encoding HRDC domain-containing protein; its protein translation is MKHELITTDQQLAELCSVLATAPRIAFDTEFVSEDTYRPQLCLVQVAAAGRLAVIDPLKGADLKPFWQILADGDHETIVHAGRQEIEFSLAAVGRLPKRLFDVQIAAGMIGLEYPASYGSLVSKILNETPQKGETRTDWRKRPLTDRQIEYALADVDHLDQLRDKLGERLARLKRTEWFASEMTDWIDEVQNAQNRERWRKVAGSSGLPPRGLATVRELWNWRESEAARRNCPVKRILRDDLIVELARRRSVDPKQIRAIRGMERGDLARSLPDLSAAIDRALKKPDDECPRVVRTDNNSQLNLLGQFLSSALGSICRAAEVAPSIVGTASDVRELIAFRLSGGKGDAPLLAQGWRAEVVGQVLEDLLRGKLSIRIVDPRSDQPLAFEPSRSE